One genomic window of Comamonas serinivorans includes the following:
- a CDS encoding EI24 domain-containing protein has product MTRVLRSLRLALADLLRPRTWAYVVLPILLLGLLVGGVSVLFWDEASSGLLRWLSGWAMVEAVQHHMTRWFGHAAWLGDVGGVLVGLMLAMALYTVALLCAVVVASAVLAPLVARDVARRRFGGLARRGETTFWQSVVWSASALARAMLYLLISLPLWWVPGVHFIVPPLIWGWLNARVMGFDVLSDFATGLELRELLRTRRRDLVLMGVVTGLLGAAPAVVWASGLLFAAFFAVLMPLAAMIYMAVLVFTALWFAHYTLDELQLLRDKNGSTAVFPIQNKSKLANTA; this is encoded by the coding sequence ATGACCCGTGTGCTTCGCAGTTTGAGACTGGCCCTGGCCGACCTTTTGCGCCCGCGCACCTGGGCTTACGTGGTGCTGCCCATCCTGCTTCTGGGGCTGCTCGTGGGCGGCGTCAGCGTGCTGTTCTGGGACGAAGCGAGCTCGGGCTTGCTGCGTTGGCTGTCGGGCTGGGCCATGGTGGAGGCGGTGCAACACCACATGACGCGCTGGTTTGGCCACGCCGCCTGGCTGGGCGACGTGGGCGGCGTGTTGGTCGGGCTGATGCTGGCCATGGCCTTGTACACGGTGGCGCTGCTGTGCGCGGTGGTGGTGGCGTCGGCCGTGCTGGCGCCGCTGGTGGCGCGCGATGTGGCGCGGCGTCGCTTTGGGGGCCTGGCGCGCCGTGGCGAGACCACGTTCTGGCAGTCGGTCGTCTGGTCGGCTTCGGCGCTGGCGCGGGCGATGCTGTACCTGCTGATCAGCCTGCCGCTGTGGTGGGTGCCGGGTGTCCATTTCATCGTGCCGCCCTTGATCTGGGGCTGGCTCAACGCCCGCGTGATGGGCTTCGATGTGCTGTCCGACTTCGCGACCGGGCTGGAGTTGCGCGAGCTGCTGCGCACCAGGCGCCGCGATCTGGTGCTGATGGGTGTGGTGACCGGGTTGCTCGGCGCGGCTCCGGCGGTGGTGTGGGCGTCGGGGCTGCTGTTCGCGGCGTTCTTTGCCGTGCTCATGCCGTTGGCGGCCATGATTTACATGGCCGTGCTGGTGTTCACAGCCCTGTGGTTTGCCCATTACACGCTGGATGAGTTGCAGCTGCTGCGCGATAAGAATGGGAGTACGGCGGTGTTTCCGATTCAAAATAAATCGAAGCTGGCGAATACTGCCTGA
- a CDS encoding competence/damage-inducible protein A, which produces MPRVGLIVVGDEILSGKRQDKHLAKCIELLTARGMSLAWAEYVGDDRDRIAATLARAFASGDVVLSTGGIGATPDDHTRQAAAQALGVPLALHPQAKLLIQARMREVAQQKGEPYEPERPDNLHRLNMGVFPAGASLVPNAFNRIPGFSCAGARGGAVHCFPGFPVMAWPMMAWVLDSYYQRLQRRVVQVERSVIILGAAEGLLTPTMEAIESEHPAVKVFSLPSVDHPEWGAHIELGVKGEAAEVEAAYADLRQRLAAFALRYGPELSR; this is translated from the coding sequence ATGCCGCGGGTTGGGCTCATCGTGGTGGGGGATGAAATCCTGTCGGGCAAGCGCCAGGACAAGCACCTCGCCAAGTGCATCGAGCTGCTGACGGCACGCGGCATGAGCCTGGCCTGGGCCGAGTACGTGGGCGATGACCGCGACCGCATTGCCGCCACCCTGGCGCGTGCCTTTGCATCGGGCGACGTGGTGCTGTCCACAGGCGGCATTGGGGCGACCCCCGATGACCACACGCGGCAGGCGGCCGCGCAGGCCCTGGGTGTGCCGCTGGCCTTGCACCCGCAGGCCAAGCTGCTGATCCAGGCGCGCATGCGCGAAGTGGCGCAGCAAAAGGGCGAGCCCTACGAGCCCGAGCGGCCCGACAACCTGCACCGCCTCAACATGGGCGTGTTTCCGGCCGGCGCCAGCCTGGTGCCGAACGCGTTCAACCGCATTCCCGGCTTCAGCTGCGCCGGCGCGCGCGGTGGGGCGGTGCACTGCTTTCCGGGGTTCCCGGTGATGGCCTGGCCCATGATGGCCTGGGTGCTGGACAGTTACTACCAGCGCTTGCAGCGCCGGGTCGTGCAAGTGGAGCGCTCGGTCATCATCCTGGGGGCGGCCGAAGGGCTGCTGACGCCGACGATGGAAGCCATTGAGTCCGAGCACCCCGCCGTGAAGGTGTTCAGCCTGCCCTCGGTCGACCACCCGGAGTGGGGGGCGCACATCGAGCTGGGGGTGAAGGGCGAAGCGGCCGAGGTGGAAGCGGCGTACGCCGACCTGCGCCAGCGCCTGGCCGCGTTTGCGTTGCGCTACGGACCGGAATTGAGCCGGTGA
- the glnA gene encoding type I glutamate--ammonia ligase has product MAKSVADVMGMVKENEVKIVDFRFTDTRGKEQHVSVPLSHFDEDKFTEGHAFDGSSVAGWKGIEASDMLLMPDPNTAYIDPFFEEPTLVLSCDVLEPGDGKAYDRDPRSIARRAEAYLKASGLGDTAYFGPEPEFFIFDGVRWADGPSGTFFEIEEYEAPWNTGTKFDTGNRGHRPTTKGGYFPVPPVDSTHDMRTEMVLILESLGIPVEVYHHEVAGAGQNEIGTKFSTLVERADWTQRLKYVVWNVANAYGKTATFMPKPYAGDNGSGMHVHQSIWKDGKNLFAGNGYAGLSDTALYYIGGIIKHARALNAITNPGTNSYKRLVPGFEAPVKLAYSSRNRSASIRIPHVASDKGRRIEARFPDPLANPYLCFSALLMAGLDGIENKIHPGEAATKDLYHLPPEEDALIPTVCSSLDQALEALDKDRAFLTQGGVFTDAMLDAYIELKMGEVQRLRMSPHPVEYDMYYSL; this is encoded by the coding sequence ATGGCCAAGAGTGTCGCAGACGTGATGGGCATGGTGAAAGAGAACGAGGTCAAGATCGTTGACTTCCGCTTCACCGACACGCGTGGCAAGGAGCAGCACGTGAGCGTGCCGCTGTCTCATTTCGACGAAGACAAATTCACCGAAGGCCATGCGTTCGACGGCTCGTCGGTGGCCGGCTGGAAGGGCATTGAAGCCTCGGACATGCTGTTGATGCCCGACCCGAACACGGCGTACATCGACCCCTTCTTTGAAGAACCCACGCTGGTGCTGAGCTGCGACGTGCTCGAGCCCGGCGACGGCAAGGCCTATGACCGCGACCCGCGCTCGATCGCGCGCCGCGCCGAGGCCTACCTGAAGGCCTCTGGCCTGGGTGACACGGCGTACTTCGGACCGGAGCCCGAATTCTTCATCTTCGACGGCGTGCGCTGGGCCGACGGTCCCTCGGGCACGTTCTTCGAGATCGAAGAGTACGAAGCGCCGTGGAACACCGGCACCAAGTTCGACACCGGCAACCGTGGCCACCGCCCGACTACCAAGGGGGGCTATTTCCCCGTGCCGCCGGTTGACTCGACGCACGACATGCGCACCGAGATGGTCCTGATCCTGGAATCGCTGGGCATCCCGGTCGAGGTGTACCACCACGAAGTGGCGGGCGCTGGCCAGAACGAAATCGGCACCAAGTTCAGCACGCTGGTCGAGCGCGCCGACTGGACGCAACGCCTGAAGTACGTGGTGTGGAACGTGGCCAATGCCTATGGCAAAACCGCGACCTTCATGCCCAAGCCCTACGCCGGCGACAATGGCTCGGGCATGCACGTGCACCAGTCGATCTGGAAGGACGGCAAGAACCTGTTCGCGGGCAACGGCTATGCCGGCCTGTCGGACACGGCGCTGTACTACATCGGCGGCATCATCAAGCACGCCCGTGCACTGAACGCCATCACCAACCCTGGCACCAACAGCTACAAGCGCCTGGTGCCCGGCTTTGAAGCCCCCGTGAAGCTGGCTTACTCGAGCCGCAACCGCTCGGCCTCGATCCGCATTCCGCACGTGGCCAGCGACAAGGGCCGCCGCATCGAAGCGCGCTTCCCCGATCCCCTGGCCAACCCGTACCTGTGCTTCTCGGCGCTGCTGATGGCCGGTCTGGACGGCATCGAGAACAAGATCCACCCCGGCGAAGCCGCCACCAAGGACCTGTACCACCTGCCGCCCGAAGAGGACGCGCTGATCCCGACCGTGTGCTCCAGCCTGGATCAGGCCCTGGAAGCCCTGGACAAGGACCGCGCCTTCCTGACGCAAGGTGGCGTGTTCACCGACGCGATGCTGGATGCCTACATCGAGCTGAAGATGGGTGAAGTGCAGCGCCTGCGCATGTCGCCGCACCCCGTCGAGTACGACATGTACTACTCGCTGTAA
- the glnL gene encoding nitrogen regulation protein NR(II) yields MFAEDPAALADTARFQAFDRLASLVAVVRHDGQFAFVNVALESVLGRPLHSLRQLSLQHYLQDTLDFEQALAGVRRNAFSHMRFDATLVHPELVEPMLVHVMLAQPEDPDEIVIEMVPIDLQVRLAREERQAGFGEANKELVRNLAHEIKNPLGGIRGAAQLLEMDIEDKGLREYTQVIIHEADRLQTLVDRLLAPHRHAHVVGAVNIHEVCERVRSLILAEFPQGLTIARDYDISLPDLHADRQQLIQAVLNIAHNAAQALSERIQAGDARITLRTRVARQVTIGKRRHKLALQLLIQDNGPGVPDAIKERVFFPLVSGRDGGTGLGLTLAQTFVQQHDGMIEVDSEPGRTEFHILIPLPS; encoded by the coding sequence GTGTTCGCTGAGGACCCTGCTGCGCTGGCGGACACGGCGCGCTTTCAGGCCTTCGACCGCCTGGCCTCGCTGGTGGCCGTGGTGCGTCACGACGGGCAGTTCGCCTTCGTGAACGTGGCCCTCGAGAGCGTGCTGGGTCGACCGCTGCACAGCCTGCGTCAGTTGAGCCTGCAGCATTACCTGCAGGACACGCTGGACTTCGAGCAGGCCCTGGCCGGTGTGCGGCGCAACGCGTTCTCGCACATGCGCTTCGATGCCACGCTGGTGCATCCCGAATTGGTCGAGCCCATGTTGGTGCACGTCATGCTGGCCCAGCCCGAAGACCCCGATGAGATCGTCATCGAGATGGTGCCCATCGACCTGCAGGTGCGGCTGGCCCGCGAGGAGCGCCAAGCCGGGTTTGGCGAGGCCAACAAGGAGCTGGTGCGCAACCTGGCGCACGAGATCAAGAACCCGCTCGGCGGCATCCGCGGCGCGGCCCAGCTGCTCGAAATGGACATCGAGGACAAAGGCCTGCGCGAGTACACCCAGGTCATCATCCACGAAGCCGATCGCCTGCAGACCCTGGTCGACCGGCTGCTGGCGCCGCATCGGCATGCCCATGTGGTCGGTGCCGTCAACATCCACGAAGTCTGCGAGCGGGTCCGCTCTTTGATCCTGGCCGAATTTCCCCAGGGCCTGACCATCGCGCGCGACTACGACATCTCGCTGCCCGACCTGCATGCCGATCGCCAGCAGCTGATCCAGGCTGTGCTCAACATCGCCCACAATGCCGCGCAGGCCTTGTCCGAGCGCATCCAGGCCGGGGATGCGCGCATCACCTTGCGCACGCGCGTGGCGCGTCAGGTCACGATCGGCAAGCGGCGACACAAGCTGGCATTGCAATTGCTTATTCAGGACAACGGCCCTGGTGTGCCCGATGCCATCAAAGAACGGGTATTTTTCCCACTGGTGTCTGGACGCGACGGGGGAACCGGCTTGGGCCTGACCTTGGCGCAGACCTTTGTGCAACAGCACGACGGGATGATCGAGGTGGACAGCGAGCCCGGCCGCACGGAATTTCACATCTTGATTCCCCTGCCTTCCTGA
- the ntrC gene encoding nitrogen regulation protein NR(I) — protein MKPIWIVDDDPSIRFVLEKALAREGLATRSFSNTKDVLAALADGTSPQVLVSDIRMPGGSGLDLLNQVKARHPELPVIIMTAFSDLDSAVAAFQGGAFEYLAKPFDLPNAVDLIRRALDESSRESEQAQASSVTPEMLGQAPAMQEVFRAIGRLSQSHVTVLITGESGAGKELVARALHKHSPRGDLGTKGPFVAINTAAIPKDLLESELFGHERGAFTGAQTMRRGRFEQADGGTLFLDEIGDMPFDLQTRLLRVLSDGHFYRVGGHNPIKANVRVIAATHQNLEQRVREGGFREDLFHRLNVIRLRLPALRERREDIPVLARHFLQQSALQLGVEPKRFTSAALARLAQFSFPGNVRQLENICHWLTVMAPAQVVEPEDLPPEVLSELAPAGLTQAAPVLAPEPDGHIETAALAAPAPGPVSAAAFNGALEPMHSVHATGLDSRVGVPAAHDPLADWDRQLAQEARQLLVQGQTDVWEVLTRRFETCLIQTALATTKGRRIEAAQKLGIGRNTITRKIQELGLDEV, from the coding sequence ATGAAGCCGATTTGGATTGTTGACGATGACCCCTCCATTCGCTTTGTGCTCGAGAAGGCGCTGGCACGCGAGGGGCTCGCAACCCGCAGCTTCAGCAACACCAAGGATGTGCTGGCTGCGCTGGCCGATGGGACGTCGCCTCAGGTCCTGGTGAGCGACATCCGCATGCCGGGGGGCTCAGGCCTGGACCTGCTCAACCAGGTCAAGGCGCGTCACCCCGAGCTGCCGGTCATCATCATGACCGCGTTCTCGGACCTGGACAGCGCCGTGGCGGCGTTTCAGGGCGGCGCCTTCGAATACCTGGCCAAGCCCTTCGACCTGCCCAATGCCGTGGACCTGATCCGGCGCGCGCTGGACGAGAGCAGCCGCGAAAGCGAACAAGCCCAGGCCAGCAGCGTGACGCCCGAGATGCTGGGCCAGGCCCCGGCCATGCAGGAGGTGTTCCGCGCCATCGGCCGCCTGTCGCAAAGCCACGTCACCGTGCTCATCACGGGCGAGTCGGGCGCGGGCAAAGAGCTCGTGGCACGCGCCCTGCACAAGCATTCGCCGCGAGGCGATCTGGGCACCAAGGGCCCGTTTGTGGCCATCAACACCGCTGCCATTCCCAAGGATTTGCTCGAAAGCGAGCTGTTCGGTCACGAACGCGGGGCTTTCACCGGCGCGCAGACCATGCGTCGCGGGCGGTTTGAGCAGGCCGATGGCGGCACGCTGTTCCTCGACGAAATCGGCGACATGCCGTTCGACCTGCAGACGCGCCTGCTGCGGGTGCTGTCCGACGGGCACTTCTACCGCGTCGGCGGGCACAACCCCATCAAAGCCAACGTGCGCGTCATTGCGGCCACACACCAGAACCTGGAGCAGCGCGTGCGCGAAGGCGGGTTCCGCGAAGACCTGTTCCACCGCCTGAACGTCATCCGCCTGCGCCTGCCAGCCCTGCGCGAGCGGCGCGAGGACATCCCGGTGCTGGCGCGCCACTTCCTGCAGCAAAGCGCCTTGCAGCTCGGCGTCGAGCCCAAGCGCTTCACGTCGGCGGCGCTGGCGCGCCTGGCGCAGTTCAGCTTTCCGGGCAATGTGCGTCAGCTCGAGAACATCTGCCACTGGCTCACGGTGATGGCGCCCGCCCAGGTGGTCGAACCCGAGGACCTGCCGCCCGAGGTGCTGAGCGAGCTGGCGCCGGCCGGTCTGACCCAGGCGGCGCCCGTGCTGGCGCCCGAGCCCGATGGCCACATCGAGACCGCCGCCTTGGCGGCGCCCGCGCCCGGCCCGGTGTCCGCGGCTGCGTTCAACGGCGCACTCGAGCCCATGCACAGCGTGCACGCCACGGGCCTGGACAGCCGCGTCGGTGTGCCGGCGGCGCACGATCCGCTGGCCGACTGGGACCGCCAGCTGGCTCAAGAGGCAAGGCAGCTGCTGGTCCAGGGCCAGACCGACGTCTGGGAGGTGCTGACCCGGCGGTTCGAGACCTGCCTCATCCAGACGGCCCTGGCCACCACCAAGGGCCGGCGCATCGAGGCCGCCCAGAAGCTTGGCATCGGCCGCAACACCATCACGCGCAAGATCCAGGAGCTGGGCCTCGACGAGGTGTGA
- a CDS encoding glutaminase, which yields MDLQPVLDGIVAALAPLAGAEGKVADYIPALACISPQHLGLALRTCEGAASQAGEGAQPFSVQSISKVFTLTLAMRHLDERELWQRIGVEPSGTAFNSLVQLEFEGGKPRNPFINAGAIAVADRLVSVYGQAGAKAALLALVSDLCGEPVVFDEAVAASEAATGFRNMAMCNFMKGFGQIDNAVEAVLDVYFHQCALRMSCVQLARALGYLCRDGAHPLRGSEQVVSERQARRINALMLTCGTYDAAGEFAYRIGLPCKSGVGGGIVAVMPDRLTLAVWSPPLDEAGNSLLGQVALEQFVSRTGLSVF from the coding sequence ATGGATCTTCAACCCGTACTGGATGGCATCGTGGCCGCGCTGGCTCCCCTGGCTGGTGCCGAGGGCAAGGTGGCCGACTACATTCCCGCCTTGGCCTGCATCTCCCCCCAGCACCTGGGCCTGGCGCTGCGCACCTGCGAGGGCGCGGCCAGCCAGGCGGGCGAGGGCGCGCAGCCGTTCTCGGTGCAGTCCATCTCCAAGGTGTTCACGCTGACGCTGGCCATGCGCCACCTCGACGAGCGCGAGCTGTGGCAGCGCATCGGCGTCGAGCCCTCGGGCACGGCCTTCAACTCGCTGGTGCAGCTCGAGTTCGAAGGCGGCAAGCCCCGCAACCCCTTCATCAACGCCGGCGCGATTGCCGTCGCCGATCGCCTGGTCAGCGTGTACGGGCAAGCGGGCGCCAAGGCAGCGCTGCTGGCCCTGGTCAGCGACCTGTGCGGCGAGCCTGTGGTGTTCGACGAGGCGGTGGCGGCGTCCGAGGCCGCGACGGGCTTTCGCAACATGGCCATGTGCAACTTCATGAAGGGCTTTGGCCAGATCGACAACGCCGTCGAGGCTGTGCTGGACGTGTACTTTCACCAGTGCGCGCTGCGCATGAGCTGCGTGCAGCTGGCCCGCGCACTGGGCTACCTGTGCCGCGACGGGGCGCACCCGCTGCGCGGCAGCGAACAGGTGGTGTCCGAGCGGCAGGCCCGCCGCATCAACGCGCTGATGCTGACCTGCGGCACCTACGACGCGGCGGGCGAATTCGCCTACCGCATCGGCTTGCCCTGCAAAAGCGGCGTGGGCGGCGGCATCGTGGCCGTGATGCCGGACCGCCTGACGCTGGCGGTCTGGTCGCCGCCGCTGGACGAGGCCGGCAACTCGCTGCTGGGCCAGGTGGCGCTGGAGCAGTTCGTCAGCCGCACCGGCCTGAGCGTGTTCTGA
- a CDS encoding zinc-dependent peptidase, whose product MWQRVRAWWQGGPAARGAMAEARGLSAERWRRVVAPMRFITALPDEEQARLRRLSAAFLAAKEFHGLAGLHVTDDMAIAVAAQACLPLLHLGPAHAPEQALRWYASFVGILIAPHEVPVQRRWEDDSGVVHEGWDVVSGEVSDDGPVLLSWLDVQLGMGVAMPGAVDVVSAGNPLAARDDAGLPAMASSEAWSEAGRRPDTPYNVVIHEFCHKIDMASGEADGCPPLPAGFMGHARVAEARAHWLAQLTAAFEQHAEQVAAAERFGQPAPWLDAYGAESLAEFFPVACEAYFTERERFAREWPALLSLFDALFRPVQG is encoded by the coding sequence ATGTGGCAACGTGTGCGTGCCTGGTGGCAGGGCGGGCCGGCGGCGCGCGGCGCGATGGCTGAGGCGCGGGGCTTGAGCGCCGAGCGCTGGCGCCGCGTGGTGGCGCCCATGCGGTTCATCACCGCCTTGCCCGACGAGGAGCAGGCGCGCCTGCGTCGCCTCAGCGCCGCCTTTCTGGCCGCCAAGGAGTTCCACGGCCTGGCCGGCTTGCACGTCACCGACGACATGGCGATTGCCGTCGCCGCCCAGGCCTGCCTGCCCCTGCTGCACCTGGGGCCGGCGCATGCGCCCGAGCAGGCGCTGCGCTGGTACGCCAGCTTTGTCGGCATCCTGATCGCGCCGCACGAGGTGCCGGTGCAACGCCGCTGGGAAGATGACTCGGGCGTGGTGCACGAGGGCTGGGACGTGGTCAGCGGCGAGGTCAGCGACGACGGCCCCGTGTTGCTGTCGTGGCTGGACGTCCAGCTCGGCATGGGCGTGGCCATGCCTGGGGCGGTCGATGTGGTCAGTGCCGGCAACCCACTGGCAGCGCGTGACGATGCCGGTCTGCCGGCGATGGCTTCATCCGAGGCGTGGTCCGAGGCCGGGCGCCGGCCGGACACGCCCTACAACGTCGTCATCCACGAGTTTTGCCACAAGATCGACATGGCGTCGGGCGAGGCCGACGGCTGCCCGCCTTTGCCGGCGGGCTTCATGGGCCATGCCCGGGTGGCCGAGGCCCGCGCGCACTGGCTGGCGCAGTTGACGGCGGCCTTCGAGCAGCACGCTGAGCAGGTGGCGGCGGCCGAACGCTTTGGCCAGCCCGCGCCGTGGCTGGATGCCTACGGCGCCGAGTCGCTGGCTGAGTTCTTTCCGGTGGCCTGCGAGGCTTATTTCACCGAGCGCGAGCGCTTCGCGCGCGAATGGCCCGCGCTGCTGAGCTTGTTCGACGCCTTGTTCCGCCCCGTTCAGGGGTGA
- a CDS encoding GntR family transcriptional regulator: protein MTAKPTDNSPSRARRPAAALPVHTWGSLHVDTASSEPLYLQLLRQVKQLLASGAIAPGVGLPSERLLAEHLGVSRMVVKRCYDELRQDETLSSNGRGGTLLNVTSRVMPAMGRLKGFTEEMRELGMQASSRVLKREVLHDRTIASVFNRPSQAQFLHVVRIRYGDQVPMTRENAWYDLQLAPGLVDWNGEGSIYTHLQQACGIEPDWAEQTVEAVLSSAEENEAFGWTDSQPCLLLKRHSHSTSQMLFEYVEGVFRGDAYVYKTRLKA from the coding sequence ATGACCGCCAAGCCAACGGACAACAGCCCATCGCGCGCCCGGCGCCCTGCCGCCGCCTTGCCGGTGCACACCTGGGGCAGCCTGCATGTGGACACGGCCTCCTCCGAACCGCTGTACCTGCAGCTGCTGCGACAGGTGAAACAGCTGCTGGCCTCCGGGGCGATTGCCCCGGGCGTCGGCCTGCCCTCTGAACGGCTGCTGGCCGAGCACCTCGGCGTGAGCCGCATGGTCGTCAAGCGCTGCTACGACGAGTTGCGCCAAGACGAGACGCTGAGCTCCAACGGCCGCGGCGGCACCCTGCTCAACGTGACCTCCCGTGTCATGCCGGCCATGGGGCGCCTCAAGGGCTTCACCGAAGAAATGCGCGAGCTGGGCATGCAGGCCTCGTCGCGCGTGCTCAAGCGCGAGGTGCTGCACGACCGGACGATCGCCTCGGTGTTCAACCGGCCCTCGCAGGCGCAGTTCCTGCACGTGGTGCGCATCCGCTATGGCGATCAGGTGCCCATGACGCGCGAAAACGCCTGGTACGACCTGCAGCTGGCGCCCGGCCTGGTCGACTGGAACGGCGAGGGCTCGATCTACACCCACCTGCAGCAGGCCTGCGGCATCGAGCCCGACTGGGCCGAGCAAACCGTCGAAGCCGTGCTCAGCAGCGCCGAGGAGAACGAGGCCTTCGGCTGGACCGATTCGCAGCCCTGCCTGCTGCTCAAGCGCCACAGCCACAGCACCTCGCAGATGCTGTTCGAATACGTCGAGGGCGTGTTCCGCGGCGACGCCTACGTTTACAAGACGCGCCTGAAGGCCTGA
- the cysM gene encoding cysteine synthase CysM — MIYPTIEDAVGKTPLVRLQRLGAHNAARGNVILGKLEGNNPAGSVKDRPALAMIGKAEARGEIKPGDTLIEATSGNTGIALAMAAAIKGYRMVLIMPEDLSIERAQTMKAFGAELILTPKSGGMEYARDLADKMVREGKGRVLDQFANPDNPLSHYETTGPELWEQTGGRITHFVSAMGTTGTITGVSRFLKEKNPAIRVIGAQPAEGSRIPGIRKWPAEYMPAIYDGSLVDEQVSVTQDDAEETCRALAREEGIFAGISAAGALWVALQLSKQVENAIIVFVVCDRGDRYLSTGVFPA, encoded by the coding sequence ATGATTTATCCAACCATAGAAGATGCGGTGGGCAAGACCCCCCTGGTACGGCTGCAGCGTCTGGGCGCCCACAACGCGGCGCGCGGCAACGTGATCCTGGGCAAACTCGAGGGCAACAACCCGGCTGGGTCGGTGAAGGATCGGCCGGCACTCGCCATGATCGGCAAGGCCGAAGCGCGCGGCGAGATCAAGCCCGGCGACACGCTGATCGAGGCCACCTCGGGCAACACCGGCATCGCCCTGGCCATGGCGGCGGCCATCAAGGGTTACCGCATGGTGCTCATCATGCCCGAGGACCTGTCCATCGAGCGCGCGCAGACCATGAAGGCGTTCGGCGCCGAGCTCATCCTGACGCCCAAGAGCGGGGGCATGGAGTACGCGCGCGACCTGGCCGACAAGATGGTGCGCGAGGGCAAGGGCCGGGTGCTGGACCAGTTCGCCAACCCCGACAACCCGCTGAGCCACTACGAAACCACGGGCCCCGAGCTGTGGGAGCAGACCGGCGGACGCATCACGCACTTTGTCTCGGCCATGGGCACCACGGGCACCATCACCGGCGTGTCGCGCTTCCTGAAGGAGAAGAACCCGGCCATCCGCGTGATCGGCGCACAGCCGGCCGAGGGTTCGCGCATTCCGGGCATCCGCAAGTGGCCGGCCGAGTACATGCCGGCGATCTACGACGGCTCGCTGGTGGACGAGCAGGTCAGCGTCACGCAGGATGACGCCGAGGAAACCTGCCGCGCGCTGGCGCGGGAAGAGGGCATCTTTGCCGGCATCTCGGCCGCGGGGGCGCTGTGGGTGGCGCTGCAGCTGTCCAAGCAGGTCGAGAACGCCATCATCGTCTTCGTGGTGTGCGATCGCGGCGATCGCTACCTCTCCACGGGCGTGTTCCCGGCCTGA
- a CDS encoding PfkB family carbohydrate kinase: MTPHAVVIANFVQACCWQLDRAPQAGETRRAYGFHSEAGGKGLNVAIALQRLGARVTPILAHGRDAAGDQLRALLQAEGLPLDHVHALPHPSGWGAGFIEPDGQCRIAVFPGANDHLSAAHVGQAAHAIAQATVVYGQFEVALDAVVEALRLARQAGVLTVLNPSPWQAVPATLREVVHTYLVNESEAEQLLDQPWPARDTADWPATLAHHLQASVQAFWQRHPGAQALVVTLGEHGCLAWTRGQAHALVAPGLPAAPGGDAVGCGDAFAAGFCWARAQGADLPAALALGNQCGAHLASHVGVLQALPDQAWLSRVMPPG; this comes from the coding sequence ATGACCCCACACGCCGTGGTCATCGCCAACTTTGTCCAGGCCTGCTGCTGGCAGCTGGACCGCGCGCCCCAGGCCGGCGAAACCCGGCGGGCCTACGGTTTTCACAGCGAAGCGGGCGGCAAGGGTCTGAACGTCGCCATTGCGCTGCAACGCCTGGGTGCGCGGGTCACGCCCATCCTGGCCCACGGCCGCGATGCCGCCGGCGACCAGCTTCGCGCCCTGCTGCAGGCCGAGGGCCTGCCCTTGGACCACGTGCATGCGCTGCCACACCCCTCGGGCTGGGGCGCCGGGTTCATCGAGCCCGACGGCCAATGCCGCATCGCGGTGTTCCCGGGCGCCAACGACCATTTGAGCGCCGCCCACGTGGGCCAGGCGGCGCACGCCATCGCCCAGGCCACCGTGGTGTATGGGCAGTTCGAGGTGGCCTTGGATGCGGTGGTCGAGGCCCTGCGGCTGGCCCGGCAGGCCGGCGTGTTGACGGTGCTGAACCCCTCGCCCTGGCAGGCTGTGCCCGCCACGCTGCGCGAGGTGGTGCACACCTACCTCGTCAACGAAAGCGAGGCCGAACAGCTGCTGGACCAACCCTGGCCCGCGCGCGACACCGCGGATTGGCCCGCCACGCTCGCGCATCACCTGCAGGCGTCGGTGCAGGCGTTCTGGCAGCGCCACCCGGGCGCGCAGGCGCTGGTCGTCACGCTGGGCGAGCACGGCTGTCTGGCCTGGACACGCGGGCAAGCCCACGCCCTGGTGGCTCCCGGTCTACCCGCTGCGCCCGGAGGCGATGCCGTGGGCTGTGGCGACGCCTTTGCCGCCGGCTTTTGCTGGGCGCGCGCGCAGGGCGCCGATCTGCCCGCGGCCCTGGCCCTGGGCAACCAATGCGGCGCCCACCTGGCCTCGCACGTCGGCGTGCTGCAGGCCTTGCCCGATCAGGCCTGGCTCAGCCGTGTGATGCCACCGGGGTGA